The following is a genomic window from Rhizobium sp. NRK18.
TTGCGGATGCGGTGCTGCATGGCGACCGCGAGCGGCTGCTCGGCTTTGACGACAGCGAGCATCCGGTGGCGCTGCAGCTTGGCGGATCGGATGCCGGCAAGCTGGCCGAGGCGACAAGGATCGGCAGCGATTTCGGGTATGACGAGATCAACCTCAATGTCGGCTGTCCCTCCGATCGCGTGCAATCCGGCACTTTCGGCGCCTGCCTGATGAAGGAACCGGAGACGGTCGCGACCGCAGTCCGGGCGATGAAGGCGGCCACCGATCTGCCGGTGACGGTCAAGTGCCGGATCGGCGTCGACGACCAGGATCCGGAAACCGTCCTGCCCGATTTTCTGCAGCGCGTGATCGACGCCGGCGCTTCGGCGGTCTGGGTCCATGCCCGCAAGGCCTGGCTGCAGGGTCTCAGCCCGAAGGAAAACCGCGATATTCCGCCGCTCGACTATGATCTCGTCTACCGGATGAAGCAGCGCTTCCCGGAGGTTTTCATCGGCATCAATGGCGGCATTCTCTCGCTCGACGATGCGGAGGCGCACCTTGAGCACATGGACGGCGTCATGCTCGGTCGCGCGGTCTATCATCATGCCGCGATGCTTTCAGATGTCGATCACCGCGTCTACGCTGCCGCGCCGCGTGACATGGACTGGTTGTTGGTGCGCGACCGGATGATGGCCTATGCCGAAGAGCATGTCGGCCGGGGCGGGCGGATCTCCCACATCACCCGCCACATGGTGGGCCTGTTCCAGGGCGTGGCCGGGGCGCGGCGGTACCGGCAGATCCTGTCGACGGATGCCACCCGGCCCGGAGCCGGCCCGGAGGTGATCGCCAATGCCTTTGCGGCGCTCGATTTCGCGCCTGCGGATGCCGTCAGCGCCTGAAGCGTCTTGCGCTTAAAAGCTCTAAATGAAAACGGCGCGTCTCTCGACGCGCCGTTTTCTGTTCTGGCCTGTCCGCCCGATCAGCC
Proteins encoded in this region:
- the dusA gene encoding tRNA dihydrouridine(20/20a) synthase DusA codes for the protein MYAEALKAGQKIFAVAPMIDWTDRHCRFLHRLVSARALLYTEMVVADAVLHGDRERLLGFDDSEHPVALQLGGSDAGKLAEATRIGSDFGYDEINLNVGCPSDRVQSGTFGACLMKEPETVATAVRAMKAATDLPVTVKCRIGVDDQDPETVLPDFLQRVIDAGASAVWVHARKAWLQGLSPKENRDIPPLDYDLVYRMKQRFPEVFIGINGGILSLDDAEAHLEHMDGVMLGRAVYHHAAMLSDVDHRVYAAAPRDMDWLLVRDRMMAYAEEHVGRGGRISHITRHMVGLFQGVAGARRYRQILSTDATRPGAGPEVIANAFAALDFAPADAVSA